A region of Candidatus Methylomirabilota bacterium DNA encodes the following proteins:
- a CDS encoding response regulator, producing MPETDQSRPRETILVVDDERPVRELVGDVLRLQGYEVLTAEDGLSALRAADSHSGPIDLVVVDVVIPGMHVKDLVDRLTTARPGIKALYISGFTGDLVGLQGQVRLETNFLQKPFTVDGLARKVRDVLGAA from the coding sequence ATGCCAGAGACCGATCAATCCAGGCCCAGGGAGACCATCCTCGTCGTCGACGACGAACGTCCCGTTCGAGAGCTCGTTGGCGATGTGCTCCGGCTGCAAGGCTACGAGGTGCTGACCGCCGAGGACGGCCTGTCGGCCCTGCGGGCGGCCGATTCTCATTCGGGCCCCATCGACCTCGTGGTGGTCGACGTCGTGATCCCGGGCATGCACGTCAAGGACCTGGTGGATCGGCTTACCACGGCCCGCCCCGGCATCAAAGCCCTCTACATTTCCGGCTTCACGGGAGACCTGGTGGGGTTGCAGGGCCAGGTCCGGCTCGAGACGAACTTTCTCCAGAAGCCGTTCACCGTCGACGGGCTGGCCCGCAAAGTGCGGGACGTACTCGGGGCGGCCTAG
- a CDS encoding secondary thiamine-phosphate synthase enzyme YjbQ gives MQKTLQIRTRKKHEVVDLTPHVTAVVSGAGLAEGLCTVFVRHATAAIVINENADPGFRLDILAALDKLFPEGVWEHDKVDDNGAAHLKAAFLGPSETIPVQGGRLRLGTWQGIALVECDGPREREVVVDVRG, from the coding sequence ATGCAGAAGACGTTGCAGATTCGTACGCGCAAGAAGCACGAGGTGGTCGATCTCACCCCGCACGTGACCGCCGTGGTCTCGGGGGCCGGCCTGGCCGAGGGGCTGTGCACGGTGTTCGTCCGTCACGCGACCGCCGCCATCGTGATCAACGAGAATGCCGATCCCGGCTTCCGGCTCGATATCCTCGCCGCGCTCGACAAGCTCTTTCCGGAGGGGGTGTGGGAGCACGACAAGGTCGACGATAACGGCGCGGCCCACCTCAAAGCCGCGTTCCTGGGCCCCTCGGAAACCATTCCCGTGCAGGGGGGCCGGCTCCGACTGGGCACCTGGCAGGGGATCGCGCTGGTCGAGTGCGACGGCCCCCGAGAGCGTGAGGTCGTGGTCGACGTGCGGGGATGA